A region from the Lolium perenne isolate Kyuss_39 chromosome 4, Kyuss_2.0, whole genome shotgun sequence genome encodes:
- the LOC127332507 gene encoding uncharacterized protein produces the protein MDDAFPADCEICGSGQNQDCMVKCIQCNGYQHRYCLMVAPLEMGGGWCCSECQEKANGNPKPIQGGSKTLMLDNNRSMAHQIGVKTPQIYENSKVKFIPCDEAALLTKERPAARRRTKFVVQRTYSQIRPVYPPNMKCISPCRQVRPESPPNVKPSSSMKSILPSRQVGPSSPRSMKQKCASPSRSDNQVLSLRPCVVASQNLIKADDINRRQKVQSGAAIPMVPQNTKIAVKENVHLVRLKEEKVEHGDKGKRKSRVECQPREENAFNASVANIGCQSGSKSLHHNIDMPVIISSSVEYARRPPPEAICWRGHIVLSNGENRNLGEFKAYHPARVSPRVWNIAKNMSSNLQLKILPRMKYWPKTFEQICPVYDDVALIFFSAELDCWKRHHLFEAYCGFVMKAYIDDMMLLIYSSEVLPPDAQWIDGENYLWGVFVKPKPKSNPVT, from the exons ATG GACGACGCATTCCCAGCAGACTGTGAGATATGTGGCAGTGGACAGAATCAAGATTGTATGGTAAAATGCATTCAGTGCAATGGCTATCAACACCG TTATTGCTTAATGGTGGCGCCATTGGAAATGGGAGGTGGATGGTGTTGCTCTGAATGCCAGGAAAAGGCTAATGGGAACCCAAAACCTATTCAAG GTGGAAGTAAAACTCTAATGCTGGATAACAATCGGAGCATGGCCCACCAAATTGGTGTTAAAACACCGCAGATATATGAAAATTCTAAAGTGAAATTCATTCCCTGTGATGAGGCTGCACTGTTGACTAAAGAGAGGCCTGCAGCTCGTAGAAGGACAAAATTTGTCGTGCAGCGCACATATAGTCAGATCCGTCCTGTATATCCTCCAAACATGAAATGCATATCACCATGTAGACAGGTTCGCCCTGAATCGCCTCCAAATGTGAAACCATCATCCAGTATGAAGTCCATACTTCCAAGTAGACAGGTTGGTCCTTCATCTCCTCGAAGTATGAAACAGAAGTGTGCATCTCCCAGTAGGAGTGATAATCAAGTATTATCCTTGAGACCATGTGTTGTCGCAAGTCAAAACCTGATAAAAGCTGATGATATAAACAGGAGACAAAAAGTACAGTCAG GGGCAGCGATTCCTATGGTTCCACAAAATACGAAAATAGCAGTTAAAGAAAATGTTCATCTGGTTCGGCTTAAGGAAGAGAAGGTAGAACATGGAGATAAAGGAAAACGAAAATCCAGGGTAGAATGTCAGCCTAGAGAGGAAAATGCATTCAATGCTTCAG TTGCTAATATTGGATGCCAGTCTGGATCAAAGAGTCTGCACCACAATATAGACATGCCAGTGATCATCAGCTCAAGTGTGGAGTATGCACGACGCCCTCCACCAGAGGCGATCTGTTGGAG GGGACACATTGTTCTTTCCAATGGAGAAAATCGTAACCTTGGTGAATTTAAAGCATACCACCCAGCTAGAGTATCACCCCGAGTTTGGAATATTGCGAAAAACATGTCTAGTAACCTACAACTGAAGATATTGCCTCGAATGAAGTACTGGCCAAAGACGTTTGAACAAATATGTCCAGTTTATGATGACGTTGCCTTGATATTTTTCTCTGCGGAACTTGACTG TTGGAAGCGTCATCATCTCTTCGAGGCCTACTGTGGTTTTGTCATGAAGGCATACATTGATGACATGATGTTGTTGATATATTCCTCAGAAGTACTTCCACCTGATGCTCAGT GGATAGACGGAGAGAACTACTTATGGGGTGTTTTTGTGAAGCCAAAGCCAAAGAGCAATCCTGTGACATGA